A single genomic interval of Halalkalibaculum roseum harbors:
- a CDS encoding threonine ammonia-lyase, with amino-acid sequence MNLPTLSDIQQAESRIREAVHRTPVLRSRQVDERTGCRVYFKCENFQRVGAFKFRGASNAVFSLSEEDSKNGVATHSSGNHAQAIALAAKMKNIPAYIVMPENSPEVKKRAVAGYGAEITFCEPTQQAREETLEKVVENTGSTFIHPYNDPRIIAGQGTSALELLQDYPDTEIILAPVGGGGLASGTAIAACGMKPEVKVIGCEPEIADDAYLSFKTGELQPSKNTQTVADGLRTGLGELTFACLQKHLHSIVTVSEEEIVSAMRYIWERMNIIIEASCAVPVAALFNDKIEDVKGKNVAIIITGGNVDLDHLPWE; translated from the coding sequence TTGAACCTTCCTACCCTATCCGATATACAACAAGCAGAGAGTCGCATTAGAGAAGCCGTACACCGCACCCCGGTGTTACGGAGCCGTCAGGTTGATGAGCGAACAGGATGCCGGGTTTACTTCAAGTGTGAAAACTTTCAGCGGGTTGGAGCCTTTAAATTTCGCGGGGCAAGCAATGCTGTATTTTCCCTCTCTGAAGAAGATTCTAAAAACGGTGTGGCTACCCACTCTTCAGGCAATCACGCCCAGGCTATAGCACTGGCGGCAAAAATGAAAAATATTCCCGCCTACATTGTAATGCCTGAAAACAGTCCGGAAGTTAAGAAACGAGCCGTAGCCGGATATGGAGCAGAAATAACCTTCTGCGAACCAACCCAACAGGCACGGGAAGAGACTTTAGAAAAGGTAGTTGAAAATACAGGATCAACGTTCATCCATCCCTACAATGATCCGCGAATTATTGCGGGACAAGGTACTTCGGCACTAGAGTTGCTGCAAGACTACCCGGATACCGAAATTATTCTGGCGCCCGTCGGTGGCGGGGGACTTGCAAGCGGAACCGCTATTGCCGCTTGCGGTATGAAACCTGAGGTCAAGGTCATCGGGTGCGAACCGGAAATAGCAGATGACGCCTATTTATCCTTTAAAACAGGAGAATTGCAGCCCTCAAAAAATACTCAGACCGTTGCCGATGGTCTCAGAACCGGACTCGGTGAACTGACCTTTGCCTGTCTTCAAAAACATCTCCATAGTATTGTTACCGTAAGCGAAGAAGAAATTGTTAGCGCCATGCGCTATATCTGGGAAAGAATGAATATTATTATCGAGGCATCTTGTGCGGTACCGGTTGCAGCCCTGTTTAATGATAAGATCGAAGATGTGAAAGGGAAAAACGTGGCCATTATTATTACCGGCGGAAATGTTGATCTGGATCATTTACCCTGGGAATAA
- a CDS encoding M14 family metallopeptidase, translated as MMHDSSFRFSAVTLLFLILFSYSTTLSAQERTFEFDSDITYDSEIPSPEEFLGYELGSSFTLHSDVMRYFQRLDELSDRITFHKYGETYEGRGLYYAVITSEKNQALIDQLRNNNLRLSDPDSLNSTAADLVISNQPVTVWLSYNVHGNEPSSSEAAMQAAYRLVAGSDTETASMRESAITIIDPMINPDGRDRYVFWYKSAKSNMLNTNAEDYEHDEIWPGGRTNHYWFDLNRDWTWLVHPESRGRVAVYQQWLPQVHLDLHEQGFNSNYFTMPGTTPRNYELPDDYEKWADVFGRGTIAEFDEHNINYATREAFDFFYPGYGSSYPSTMGGIGMLAEQGGHSRGGRAVETEDGYVLTLRQRIFDHYTNSMATVKTAVENREALLRYFRNAFSPESRKGETEAYIIPDNDSDYTYELIDIMLKHGVEVERARENFRLRDAFGYWNGESVQRSFNSGDFIIKTDQPRHIFINTLMKRQLTIRDSVMYDMSTWSAPLAYNLDAAWTEDELDVLTERITNSPAYPYGLENSGAEYAFVIDWDQRYAPNALAKLWEAGYRVRSATETFTYEGRTYGEGSLIVLVGRNYSKKGEMGADMQRIAEEAKVQIVGFDTGRMDEGIDLASRDSDPVKKPKVALMVDSPFRSYTAGQIWFLFDRWTEFGISRIRSERLLYMDINEYDVIIMPGARGLSSLLDSTAQEKLKSWVRAGGTLVATESSAEFLAKNRSGFTGVSLAEMDDKGEDREEGIEPEAYTRYEAREDSSGLKRIPGSAFKSIIDDSNPLAFGLDNRLYSLKFSDEALVPSTDWQTVGYYQKDAGSLLASGYASQKNLQKAAGNAFAGVAEMGSGKVVFLLDNTQYRMFWVGPARMMQNAVMLLHDL; from the coding sequence ATGATGCATGACAGCAGCTTCCGGTTTTCAGCAGTAACCCTTCTTTTTTTAATCCTCTTTTCTTATTCCACAACCCTTTCCGCCCAGGAGCGGACCTTCGAATTTGATTCCGATATAACATACGATTCGGAGATCCCTTCACCCGAAGAGTTTCTGGGTTACGAGCTGGGAAGCTCTTTTACTTTGCACTCCGATGTAATGCGCTATTTTCAGCGGCTGGATGAACTTTCCGATCGCATCACCTTTCATAAGTACGGTGAAACCTATGAAGGGCGCGGCCTATATTATGCCGTCATCACATCCGAAAAGAATCAAGCACTGATCGATCAGCTCCGCAATAACAATCTGCGCCTGTCCGATCCCGACTCTCTGAACAGCACCGCTGCAGATCTGGTGATCAGCAACCAGCCGGTTACAGTTTGGTTGAGTTATAACGTTCACGGAAATGAACCCTCCAGCAGCGAAGCAGCTATGCAGGCAGCCTACCGTCTGGTAGCCGGCTCTGATACGGAAACTGCTTCTATGAGAGAAAGCGCTATCACTATCATTGATCCGATGATCAATCCCGACGGCAGAGATCGCTACGTATTCTGGTACAAATCCGCCAAAAGCAACATGCTGAATACGAATGCTGAAGATTATGAGCATGATGAAATATGGCCGGGCGGACGCACCAACCATTACTGGTTCGATCTCAATCGAGACTGGACCTGGCTAGTGCACCCCGAATCAAGGGGTAGAGTGGCCGTCTACCAGCAATGGCTCCCGCAAGTTCATCTTGATTTGCACGAGCAGGGTTTTAATAGCAATTATTTTACCATGCCGGGTACTACTCCCCGCAACTATGAGTTGCCCGATGACTACGAAAAGTGGGCCGATGTTTTTGGACGAGGTACTATAGCAGAGTTTGATGAGCATAATATCAATTATGCCACGCGGGAGGCTTTTGACTTTTTCTATCCCGGTTACGGCTCATCGTATCCCAGTACTATGGGGGGTATCGGCATGCTGGCTGAACAAGGCGGGCACAGTCGCGGTGGCCGTGCGGTAGAAACGGAAGATGGGTATGTATTGACTCTTCGCCAGCGCATATTTGATCATTATACCAACTCTATGGCAACGGTAAAGACCGCGGTTGAAAACCGGGAGGCCTTGCTTCGATATTTCAGAAATGCATTCTCACCCGAGAGCAGGAAAGGCGAGACAGAGGCATACATCATTCCTGATAACGACAGCGACTATACCTATGAGCTGATTGACATCATGCTGAAACACGGGGTTGAAGTGGAAAGAGCCCGGGAAAACTTTAGGCTTCGCGACGCTTTTGGTTATTGGAATGGAGAGTCGGTACAGAGGAGTTTTAACAGCGGTGATTTTATCATCAAGACCGACCAGCCCAGGCACATCTTTATCAATACCTTGATGAAGCGACAGCTGACGATCAGGGATTCGGTGATGTACGACATGTCAACCTGGTCAGCACCGCTGGCTTATAATCTGGATGCGGCATGGACGGAAGATGAATTGGATGTTTTGACTGAGCGGATTACCAATTCACCGGCTTATCCTTATGGGCTGGAAAATTCCGGTGCAGAGTATGCTTTCGTCATCGACTGGGATCAGCGTTATGCTCCTAATGCACTTGCAAAACTCTGGGAGGCCGGATACAGGGTTCGCAGCGCTACGGAGACCTTTACCTACGAAGGCAGAACTTATGGAGAGGGTAGTCTCATTGTACTGGTAGGACGTAACTACAGTAAGAAAGGTGAAATGGGAGCCGATATGCAGCGTATTGCCGAAGAGGCAAAGGTTCAAATCGTTGGTTTTGATACAGGAAGAATGGATGAAGGCATTGACCTTGCCTCAAGGGACAGCGATCCCGTCAAGAAACCGAAGGTTGCACTGATGGTCGATAGCCCGTTCCGATCGTACACAGCAGGACAGATCTGGTTTCTCTTTGACCGATGGACCGAATTCGGCATCTCAAGAATACGTAGCGAACGGTTACTTTATATGGATATCAATGAATATGATGTGATCATTATGCCCGGAGCCCGGGGACTATCTTCATTGCTGGATTCCACAGCTCAGGAGAAGTTGAAAAGCTGGGTCAGAGCCGGCGGTACGCTGGTGGCAACAGAGAGTTCGGCAGAATTCCTTGCGAAAAATCGATCCGGATTTACCGGAGTATCACTGGCTGAAATGGATGACAAGGGAGAGGACCGGGAAGAGGGCATAGAACCTGAAGCCTATACCCGTTATGAAGCCCGGGAAGATAGCTCCGGATTGAAGCGCATACCCGGGTCAGCTTTCAAAAGTATTATTGATGACTCCAACCCACTTGCTTTTGGCCTGGATAACCGGTTGTATTCCCTTAAGTTTTCTGATGAAGCACTGGTACCGAGTACCGATTGGCAAACAGTAGGTTATTATCAAAAAGATGCCGGCAGTTTGCTTGCATCAGGTTATGCTTCACAGAAAAACTTGCAAAAAGCGGCAGGTAATGCTTTTGCGGGAGTGGCGGAAATGGGTTCCGGTAAAGTGGTGTTCCTCCTTGATAATACTCAATACCGGATGTTCTGGGTCGGGCCTGCGCGCATGATGCAGAATGCGGTCATGCTGTTACATGATTTATAG